The nucleotide sequence agaaaataaaaaaaatagtctttttttaaactacaaattttgttatgtttgtttcaATTTGAATatgcacattttaaatacagttttaatatgcaaattaggTAGTCCTCGTGCACTGATTTTTTTTGGCCAGACATTTACAGAAAGGTTAATcaaaatatagttttttttcatggatttattcaaaatataccaCTCGTGtgtgacaccccccccccccccccNNNNNNNNNNNNNNNNNNNNTagtattttccttatttttgtattttgctgcATCCACCCCATGAATTCAGCTATATAAACAAAGTTATAATTCACCATAATAATCACGCCACATACATATTTAGTCCAGAAGAGTGAGCTGCAGCTGAGCAAAGACTCCAGACTCACCTGATCTTCTGTTTGACCTGTCTGGACTGTTTCTGGACCGGACtctctggaggaggaggagacgggCTGCGAATGGCTTctctgaaataaaaaggaagaaaagaactTCATGTTAAATGAATCTTAAAAGTTTGACTCGTTATTATAACAAGACGTGACTGAAATATAATCTGCAATAAGATCTGTGCTGTGTTGGGAACTAAAAGACTGGCTTCACCTGAGCTTCACTACTCACGGTTCTGTTCTCTTCTCCAGGCGTTCTGGTTTGTTCTCCACATCTTCTGCTTCGTCGTCATCAGAATCACTGAAGGTGATGACGGCGGGGGCTGACGATGCCGTCGGTCCTCGAGATGAAAACCGCGACCACAAACTCTCGTCTGCCCCGTCGTCTGCTCGGAGACAGAAACAGTCGTCCTCACAGCGTTAAACATCACCTGCCGCTGAGTTTCACTTCAAGCTCTCGATTAAACTCTTTTTACCTGCGTTTTCCTTTTCAGTGAACACTGCCGCCATCGGCTTCAGCTGCAGACTGCTGCTGACCTGAGAACAAAACCACAATACTATAatcataataaactttatttgtacgGCAATTAAAAATTCACCCTTCGACATGCAGAGCAGGGGAACCGGGGAtcgaaccaccaaccttctggTTAGCGGACAACCCCTCCGGCCCcagagccacagccgccctatTTCCCTTTCCCTTCCCCAGCTGGGTCGTAACATTACCTTGTTGGAGTAAACGGGCACCGGGACGATAGCTGAAGGGTCCAGGATGCGCCGGCGTTTTGGCGGCGGCTTCACAGCCTGCAGATCACTCTCAGACACCTGGGAAACAAAGGCACACACTgtgctttaacaaatattgcacctccgTTAACATATTGGGATTCAGATTAGATTTAAATTGATTGTTAATCCctaaaatgatcatttttaaatgGTCTCTGGAGTGTGTTTGAGTGATTAGGGGGATGTTGTGACACTTTTTGGTTGTCGATAGACATGTTTCTAAGGCCTTCCCCTGAAAACCTGATGTGATCCAtctgtgttgttgctgcagtttatTTAATAACATGTTATTGTAGAACTGAGTGATTCTACAGGAGTTCATTAAACTAAATTTAACTccacacacaaatgaaacagaacaatttcagtttttaacAGAGGTTCCCCTCGCTAATCCcctcatttttaaatgatttacaaAAAGATCTAAAGATTTttgacattaaaacacaaaccaaacatCAACCTTGAAAGAGGTCACTTGTAAAGCCCGTTAGATATTTAGACAAGCTTTCTGTGGCCTCCAGGCAGCAACCTTGAAAtgtcacagtcacacacacagtgtccaCAGCAGTCAGTCATAGAATAAAAAAATTCTaatgagctttattggcatgaatgtatagcaacaatgttgccaaagctacatataaagtacataaggacaattaatttcattagataaggaaataaaacagcaaaagttgtgtttgtgtgtgttaattattaaaataaaataataacaattcaaaaatataaaaattctttaaaaataaatattaaaaaaagtaaactaATTAATGACAGTGACGCgcgtgtgttaaataaataaataaaatctaaatatattaaaaatgaaaataaaa is from Micropterus dolomieu isolate WLL.071019.BEF.003 ecotype Adirondacks linkage group LG02, ASM2129224v1, whole genome shotgun sequence and encodes:
- the LOC123962199 gene encoding NFATC2-interacting protein-like isoform X2; the protein is MADAVSESDLQAVKPPPKRRRILDPSAIVPVPVYSNKVSSSLQLKPMAAVFTEKENADDGADESLWSRFSSRGPTASSAPAVITFSDSDDDEAEDVENKPERLEKRTEPEAIRSPSPPPPESPVQKQSRQVKQKIR
- the LOC123962199 gene encoding NFATC2-interacting protein-like isoform X1, giving the protein MMSKNKKDIVVVSESDLQAVKPPPKRRRILDPSAIVPVPVYSNKVSSSLQLKPMAAVFTEKENADDGADESLWSRFSSRGPTASSAPAVITFSDSDDDEAEDVENKPERLEKRTEPEAIRSPSPPPPESPVQKQSRQVKQKIR